In Lates calcarifer isolate ASB-BC8 linkage group LG21, TLL_Latcal_v3, whole genome shotgun sequence, a single window of DNA contains:
- the thap12b gene encoding THAP domain containing 12b isoform X1: protein MPNFCAAPNCTRKSTQSDLAFFRFPRDPERCRIWVENCRRADLEAKTSDQLNKHYRLCAKHFDPAMVCKTSPYRTVLKDTAIPTIFDLTSHLRNPHTRHRKRIKELTDEDIRKIKERRLASSIEQLVSKKDAAAEDSTSTNEDEPQLSTEEKEFREYLRSLFEVVVMLGKQSIPLVAGKACKTEHKSNNFQALLDYRMNAGDQALRKRFVATAVNTEYLSATQQSQLLDVCENTVREEMLMEVRESRFFSLVTGDLVEFSDEKHLPLFLRFVNQQNVLREEFLDFLLFDGDESTLVERLEAQLTDRWGLSMEDCRGQAHKATGTSTTKMKAVAVLLMEKYPLALHVPCSHLALNIHLANSLPFPSVQVVMETLTRIGAFFSAPLAQDELEKSISSHYQKNEEKGEALKQACGSGWTEQHSVFDVLLDLLPPLLLCMDNIWNNDDGKFPDTVAADAYSVAETLADFEIIVTIVILKNVLTFTRAFGRNLQGETLEVFFAANSLTAVLHSLNEVNDNIDVYHEFWYEEAVSVASIMGIPVEVPRLFIRKQRAADVGEIQAESYFKEYVTVPIIRGIMQEVEDMFSETNLKALKCLSLVPAVMGQMKFNTTEENYADVYRNDLPNPDTLPAELHCWRIKWKHRGKEVRLPTTIHETLQLPDVKFFPNVNSFLKVLSTLPLLKLEDSKSDTASERLQAYLSGMPTKQWNKSLAMLNINTHVKHDLDVMVDKYCRLYPEDDPEAETEAETEAEAEAEAEAEAEAGGGG from the exons ATGCCGAATTTTTGCGCGGCCCCGAACTGTACACGGAAGAGCACTCAGTCAGATTTGGCATTTTTTCGGTTTCCACGGGACCCAGAGAG aTGCCGAATCTGGGTAGAGAACTGCCGCAGAGCAGATCTAGAGGCGAAAACATCAGACCAGTTGAACAAGCACTATAGATTATGTGCTAAACATTTCGATCCAGCTATGGTGTGCAAAACT aGCCCCTATAGGACTGTACTGAAGGATACTGCTATTCCAACCATATTCGATCTGACAAGCCACCTAAGAAACCCTCATACCAGACATCGCAAGCGGATTAAAGAACTT acTGATGAAGATATAAGGAAGATTAAAGAAAGGAGAT TGGCGTCGTCTATTGAACAGCTTGTATCCAAAAAAGATGCAGCAGCCGAGGATAGCACAAGCACCAATGAGGATGAACCTCAGCTGTCCACAGAAGAGAAGGAGTTTCGTGAATACCTGAGATCCTTGTTTGAGGTTGTGGTCATGTTAGGAAAACAGAGTATCCCGCTAGTGGCCGGCAAAGCGTGCAAAACTGAACACAAGTCCAACAACTTCCAGGCCCTTCTAGATTACCGCATGAATGCTGGAGACCAAGCTCTGAGGAAGCGGTTTGTGGCGACAGCTGTGAACACAGAGTACCTCTCTGCAACCCAGCAGAGCCAGCTCCTGGACGTCTGTGAGAACACGGTGAGAGAGGAGATGCTaatggaggtgagagagagtCGCTTCTTCTCCCTAGTGACGGGTGACCTTGTTGAGTTTTCCGACGAGAAACACCTGCCTCTATTTTTACGCTTTGTGAATCAGCAGAACGTCCTCCGAGAGGagtttttggactttttgcTGTTCGATGGTGACGAGTCCACCCTGGTAGAGAGGCTGGAGGCCCAGCTGACTGACCGCTGGGGGCTCAGCATGGAGGACTGCCGCGGTCAGGCCCACAAGGCCACAGGGACTTCCACCACCAAGATGAAAGCTGTGGCAGTATTGCTGATGGAGAAGTATCCCCTGGCATTGCACGTGCCTTGCTCCCATTTGGCGCTGAACATCCACCTGGCCAACAGTCTGCCATTCCCCAGTGTCCAGGTTGTCATGGAGACTCTGACGAGGATTGGCGCCTTCTTTAGTGCCCCGCTCGCTCAGGATGAGCTCGAGAAGTCTATCTCTTCTCACTAccagaaaaatgaagaaaaaggagaggcaCTAAAACAAGCTTGTGGCTCAGGATGGACAGAGCAGCACAGCGTCTTTGATGTGCTGTTAGATTTGTTGCCGCCCCTGCTGCTGTGCATGGACAACATTTGGAACAATGACGACGGAAAGTTTCCTGACACTGTCGCAGCAGATGCGTACTCAGTCGCGGAAACTCTGGCTGACTTTGAGATCATTGTCACCATTGTCATCTTAAAGAATGTTCTCACATTCACCAGAGCCTTCGGGAGGAATCTCCAAGGGGAAACGCTTGAGGTATTCTTTGCCGCCAACAGTCTAACTGCTGTCCTGCATTCACTGAACGAGGTCAATGATAACATCGACGTCTACCATGAATTCTGGTATGAGGAGGCTGTGAGCGTGGCCAGCATAATGGGGATTCCTGTGGAGGTCCCGAGGCTGTTCATTCGGAAGCAGCGTGCAGCAGATGTGGGTGAAATCCAAGCCGAGTCGTATTTTAAGGAGTATGTGACGGTCCCCATTATCCGCGGCATcatgcaggaggtggaggacatgTTCTCCGAGACCAACCTCAAAGCTCTCAAGTGCCTGTCACTGGTCCCAGCCGTCATGGGCCAAATGAAGTTCAACACCACCGAGGAGAACTACGCAGATGTTTACCGCAACGACCTCCCCAACCCGGACACGCTTCCCGCGGAGCTTCACTGCTGGAGAATCAAGTGGAAGCACAGGGGCAAAGAGGTGCGCTTGCCCACCACCATCCACGAAACCTTGCAGCTTCCAGACGTCAAGTTCTTCCCCAACGTGAACTCCTTCCTCAAGGTGCTCTCCACCTTACCTCTGCTGAAACTGGAGGACAGCAAAAGCGACACAGCGAGCGAACGGCTGCAGGCTTACCTCTCCGGCATGCCCACTAAGCAGTGGAACAAAAGCCTTGCGATGCTCAACATTAACACTCATGTCAAACATGACTTGGATGTCATGGTGGACAAATATTGCAGACTCTATCCAGAGGATGATCCCGAGGCTGAGACTGAGGCTGAGACTGAGGCCGAGGCCGAGGCTGAAGCTgaggctgaagctgaagctggaGGCGGAGGCTGA
- the map6b gene encoding microtubule-associated protein 6 homolog isoform X1: MAWPCITRACCINRFWTELDKADIAVPLVFTKYSDVADVQHLPHHPQPRQKAGTIAIETQPHHGEQEAGKAPPATGAAAGKDGSTASVMRQDFKAWRVRPEPSCKPRNEYQPSPAPFNNETQYQKDYKPWPIPKKHDHPWIPKPSPTAGGGGKLEHAAAEAESGVEKSEIEEKIHEKESKETVKRIAKREKSVERKTGEKTEGQVPADVSAEQRKGRAAADAVNRQIKEVMSTSSSYRTEFKAYKDVKPVKPIKAPSQYKPPVEETSLETSYSATYKGEQVKAHPTDNKLLERRRIRSLYSEPGKEPAKVDKPVSRTKPKKTPTTTGKMVKKAKEKQIASSQSAKKKPSLGAAEPKPDGAVTKKSKEISNRLAEAKQ, encoded by the exons ATGGCATGGCCGTGCATCACGCGTGCTTGCTGCATCAACCGCTTCTGGACCGAGCTGGACAAAGCGGACATCGCGGTGCCTTTGGTTTTCACCAAATACTCGGATGTGGCCGACGTGCAGCATCTCCCCCATCACCCGCAGCCGAGACAGAAGGCCGGTACCATTGCCATAGAAACCCAGCCCCATCACGGCGAGCAGGAGGCTGGGAAGGCACCGCCCGCGACGGGTGCCGCAGCGGGCAAAGATGGCTCTACTGCGTCCGTCATGCGCCAAGACTTCAAGGCGTGGAGAGTGCGCCCCGAGCCCAGCTGCAAGCCCAGGAACGAGTACCAGCCCTCCCCGGCCCCGTTCAATAACGAAACTCAGTATCAGAAGGATTACAAACCCTGGCCCATACCGAAAAAACACGACCACCCGTGGATCCCCAAACCCAGCCCCACCGCCGGCGGAGGAGGCAAGCTGGAGCACGCGGCGGCTGAGGCCGAGAGCGGCGTGGAGAAGAGCGAGATCGAGGAGAAGATACACGAGAAAGAGTCGAAGGAGACGGTGAAGAGAATCGCCAAGAGGGAAAagtctgtggagagaaaaacaggtgaGAAGACGGAGGGACAGGTTCCCGCAGATGTGAGCGCCGAGCAGAGGAAAGGCAGAGCCGCTGCAGACGCTGTCAACAGACAGATCAAAGAGGTTATGTCGACTTCCAGCAGCTACAG GACTGAGTTCAAGGCATATAAAGATGTGAAGCCAGTGAAGCCCATCAAAGCTCCATCTCAGTATAAACCCCCAGTGGAGGAGACCAGTCTGGAGACCAGCTACAGTGCCACGTACAAGGGGGAGCAGGTGAAGGCTCACCCCACTGACAACAAGCTGCTGGAGCGCAGGAGGATACGCAGCCTGTACAGTGAGCCAGGCAAGGAGCCTGCCAAG GTGGATAAACCAGTGTCTCGCACCAAACCAAAAAagacaccaacaacaacaggaaagaTGGTGAAAAAAGCTAAAGAGAAGCAGATTGCTAGTTCCCAGTCAGCCAAGAAGAAACCATCTTTGGGTGCCGCAGAACCCAAACCAGATGGAGCTGTCACAAAGAAGAGCAAAGAGATCAGCAATAGACTGGCCGAAGCAAAGCAGTAA
- the thap12b gene encoding THAP domain containing 12b isoform X2 yields MPNFCAAPNCTRKSTQSDLAFFRFPRDPERCRIWVENCRRADLEAKTSDQLNKHYRLCAKHFDPAMVCKTSPYRTVLKDTAIPTIFDLTSHLRNPHTRHRKRIKELTDEDIRKIKERRLASSIEQLVSKKDAAAEDSTSTNEDEPQLSTEEKEFREYLRSLFEVVVMLGKQSIPLVAGKACKTEHKSNNFQALLDYRMNAGDQALRKRFVATAVNTEYLSATQQSQLLDVCENTVREEMLMENVLREEFLDFLLFDGDESTLVERLEAQLTDRWGLSMEDCRGQAHKATGTSTTKMKAVAVLLMEKYPLALHVPCSHLALNIHLANSLPFPSVQVVMETLTRIGAFFSAPLAQDELEKSISSHYQKNEEKGEALKQACGSGWTEQHSVFDVLLDLLPPLLLCMDNIWNNDDGKFPDTVAADAYSVAETLADFEIIVTIVILKNVLTFTRAFGRNLQGETLEVFFAANSLTAVLHSLNEVNDNIDVYHEFWYEEAVSVASIMGIPVEVPRLFIRKQRAADVGEIQAESYFKEYVTVPIIRGIMQEVEDMFSETNLKALKCLSLVPAVMGQMKFNTTEENYADVYRNDLPNPDTLPAELHCWRIKWKHRGKEVRLPTTIHETLQLPDVKFFPNVNSFLKVLSTLPLLKLEDSKSDTASERLQAYLSGMPTKQWNKSLAMLNINTHVKHDLDVMVDKYCRLYPEDDPEAETEAETEAEAEAEAEAEAEAGGGG; encoded by the exons ATGCCGAATTTTTGCGCGGCCCCGAACTGTACACGGAAGAGCACTCAGTCAGATTTGGCATTTTTTCGGTTTCCACGGGACCCAGAGAG aTGCCGAATCTGGGTAGAGAACTGCCGCAGAGCAGATCTAGAGGCGAAAACATCAGACCAGTTGAACAAGCACTATAGATTATGTGCTAAACATTTCGATCCAGCTATGGTGTGCAAAACT aGCCCCTATAGGACTGTACTGAAGGATACTGCTATTCCAACCATATTCGATCTGACAAGCCACCTAAGAAACCCTCATACCAGACATCGCAAGCGGATTAAAGAACTT acTGATGAAGATATAAGGAAGATTAAAGAAAGGAGAT TGGCGTCGTCTATTGAACAGCTTGTATCCAAAAAAGATGCAGCAGCCGAGGATAGCACAAGCACCAATGAGGATGAACCTCAGCTGTCCACAGAAGAGAAGGAGTTTCGTGAATACCTGAGATCCTTGTTTGAGGTTGTGGTCATGTTAGGAAAACAGAGTATCCCGCTAGTGGCCGGCAAAGCGTGCAAAACTGAACACAAGTCCAACAACTTCCAGGCCCTTCTAGATTACCGCATGAATGCTGGAGACCAAGCTCTGAGGAAGCGGTTTGTGGCGACAGCTGTGAACACAGAGTACCTCTCTGCAACCCAGCAGAGCCAGCTCCTGGACGTCTGTGAGAACACGGTGAGAGAGGAGATGCTaatggag AACGTCCTCCGAGAGGagtttttggactttttgcTGTTCGATGGTGACGAGTCCACCCTGGTAGAGAGGCTGGAGGCCCAGCTGACTGACCGCTGGGGGCTCAGCATGGAGGACTGCCGCGGTCAGGCCCACAAGGCCACAGGGACTTCCACCACCAAGATGAAAGCTGTGGCAGTATTGCTGATGGAGAAGTATCCCCTGGCATTGCACGTGCCTTGCTCCCATTTGGCGCTGAACATCCACCTGGCCAACAGTCTGCCATTCCCCAGTGTCCAGGTTGTCATGGAGACTCTGACGAGGATTGGCGCCTTCTTTAGTGCCCCGCTCGCTCAGGATGAGCTCGAGAAGTCTATCTCTTCTCACTAccagaaaaatgaagaaaaaggagaggcaCTAAAACAAGCTTGTGGCTCAGGATGGACAGAGCAGCACAGCGTCTTTGATGTGCTGTTAGATTTGTTGCCGCCCCTGCTGCTGTGCATGGACAACATTTGGAACAATGACGACGGAAAGTTTCCTGACACTGTCGCAGCAGATGCGTACTCAGTCGCGGAAACTCTGGCTGACTTTGAGATCATTGTCACCATTGTCATCTTAAAGAATGTTCTCACATTCACCAGAGCCTTCGGGAGGAATCTCCAAGGGGAAACGCTTGAGGTATTCTTTGCCGCCAACAGTCTAACTGCTGTCCTGCATTCACTGAACGAGGTCAATGATAACATCGACGTCTACCATGAATTCTGGTATGAGGAGGCTGTGAGCGTGGCCAGCATAATGGGGATTCCTGTGGAGGTCCCGAGGCTGTTCATTCGGAAGCAGCGTGCAGCAGATGTGGGTGAAATCCAAGCCGAGTCGTATTTTAAGGAGTATGTGACGGTCCCCATTATCCGCGGCATcatgcaggaggtggaggacatgTTCTCCGAGACCAACCTCAAAGCTCTCAAGTGCCTGTCACTGGTCCCAGCCGTCATGGGCCAAATGAAGTTCAACACCACCGAGGAGAACTACGCAGATGTTTACCGCAACGACCTCCCCAACCCGGACACGCTTCCCGCGGAGCTTCACTGCTGGAGAATCAAGTGGAAGCACAGGGGCAAAGAGGTGCGCTTGCCCACCACCATCCACGAAACCTTGCAGCTTCCAGACGTCAAGTTCTTCCCCAACGTGAACTCCTTCCTCAAGGTGCTCTCCACCTTACCTCTGCTGAAACTGGAGGACAGCAAAAGCGACACAGCGAGCGAACGGCTGCAGGCTTACCTCTCCGGCATGCCCACTAAGCAGTGGAACAAAAGCCTTGCGATGCTCAACATTAACACTCATGTCAAACATGACTTGGATGTCATGGTGGACAAATATTGCAGACTCTATCCAGAGGATGATCCCGAGGCTGAGACTGAGGCTGAGACTGAGGCCGAGGCCGAGGCTGAAGCTgaggctgaagctgaagctggaGGCGGAGGCTGA
- the map6b gene encoding microtubule-associated protein 6 homolog isoform X2, translating to MAWPCITRACCINRFWTELDKADIAVPLVFTKYSDVADVQHLPHHPQPRQKAGTIAIETQPHHGEQEAGKAPPATGAAAGKDGSTASVMRQDFKAWRVRPEPSCKPRNEYQPSPAPFNNETQYQKDYKPWPIPKKHDHPWIPKPSPTAGGGGKLEHAAAEAESGVEKSEIEEKIHEKESKETVKRIAKREKSVERKTGEKTEGQVPADVSAEQRKGRAAADAVNRQIKEVMSTSSSYRTEFKAYKDVKPVKPIKAPSQYKPPVEETSLETSYSATYKGEQVKAHPTDNKLLERRRIRSLYSEPGKEPAKDFSETESSSVLNLL from the exons ATGGCATGGCCGTGCATCACGCGTGCTTGCTGCATCAACCGCTTCTGGACCGAGCTGGACAAAGCGGACATCGCGGTGCCTTTGGTTTTCACCAAATACTCGGATGTGGCCGACGTGCAGCATCTCCCCCATCACCCGCAGCCGAGACAGAAGGCCGGTACCATTGCCATAGAAACCCAGCCCCATCACGGCGAGCAGGAGGCTGGGAAGGCACCGCCCGCGACGGGTGCCGCAGCGGGCAAAGATGGCTCTACTGCGTCCGTCATGCGCCAAGACTTCAAGGCGTGGAGAGTGCGCCCCGAGCCCAGCTGCAAGCCCAGGAACGAGTACCAGCCCTCCCCGGCCCCGTTCAATAACGAAACTCAGTATCAGAAGGATTACAAACCCTGGCCCATACCGAAAAAACACGACCACCCGTGGATCCCCAAACCCAGCCCCACCGCCGGCGGAGGAGGCAAGCTGGAGCACGCGGCGGCTGAGGCCGAGAGCGGCGTGGAGAAGAGCGAGATCGAGGAGAAGATACACGAGAAAGAGTCGAAGGAGACGGTGAAGAGAATCGCCAAGAGGGAAAagtctgtggagagaaaaacaggtgaGAAGACGGAGGGACAGGTTCCCGCAGATGTGAGCGCCGAGCAGAGGAAAGGCAGAGCCGCTGCAGACGCTGTCAACAGACAGATCAAAGAGGTTATGTCGACTTCCAGCAGCTACAG GACTGAGTTCAAGGCATATAAAGATGTGAAGCCAGTGAAGCCCATCAAAGCTCCATCTCAGTATAAACCCCCAGTGGAGGAGACCAGTCTGGAGACCAGCTACAGTGCCACGTACAAGGGGGAGCAGGTGAAGGCTCACCCCACTGACAACAAGCTGCTGGAGCGCAGGAGGATACGCAGCCTGTACAGTGAGCCAGGCAAGGAGCCTGCCAAG GACTTCTCAGAGACTGAGAGCAGCTCTGTTCTAAATCTGCTGTAG